In Nocardioides conyzicola, one genomic interval encodes:
- a CDS encoding formylglycine-generating enzyme family protein, whose product MSDAMVLVPGGTTTIGNDHFYPEERPLRDVTVGDVWFDPRPVTNAEFARFVDETGHVTVAEVAPDPADFPGADPALLVPGSQVFTQTRGPVHLGDWTQWWRWQPDASWRAPQGPGSSWEAIPDHPVVHVGWEDATAYARWAGKDLATEAEWEHAARGGLVGRDYGWDAVYADELSPGGAVLADTWQGPFPWRSEDPDGHHRTAPVGSYPANGHGLHDMIGNVWEWTSSRWTDTHHAAGEAVPAAATASPCCGGSIRLVETDRFVTKGGSHLCSPHYCQRYRPAARQGHGVNDTTSHVGFRCVRRS is encoded by the coding sequence GTGAGCGACGCGATGGTGCTCGTGCCCGGCGGCACGACGACGATCGGCAACGACCACTTCTACCCCGAGGAGCGGCCGCTGCGGGACGTCACCGTGGGTGACGTGTGGTTCGACCCGCGCCCGGTGACGAACGCCGAGTTCGCCCGCTTCGTCGACGAGACCGGCCACGTCACCGTGGCCGAGGTCGCTCCTGACCCCGCCGACTTCCCGGGCGCCGACCCGGCACTGCTCGTGCCCGGCTCCCAGGTGTTCACCCAGACCCGCGGCCCGGTGCACCTCGGTGACTGGACGCAGTGGTGGCGCTGGCAGCCGGACGCGTCCTGGCGCGCGCCGCAGGGTCCCGGGTCGAGCTGGGAGGCGATCCCCGACCACCCGGTCGTGCACGTCGGCTGGGAGGACGCCACGGCCTACGCCCGCTGGGCCGGCAAGGACCTCGCGACCGAGGCGGAGTGGGAGCACGCCGCCCGGGGCGGCCTGGTCGGCCGCGACTACGGCTGGGACGCGGTGTACGCCGACGAGCTGTCGCCCGGCGGCGCCGTGCTGGCCGACACCTGGCAGGGCCCGTTCCCGTGGCGCAGCGAGGACCCCGACGGGCACCACCGGACGGCGCCCGTAGGCAGCTATCCCGCCAACGGGCACGGCCTGCACGACATGATCGGCAACGTCTGGGAGTGGACGTCGAGCCGCTGGACGGACACCCACCACGCCGCCGGGGAGGCGGTGCCGGCCGCGGCGACCGCGAGCCCCTGCTGTGGCGGGAGCATCCGCCTCGTCGAGACCGACCGGTTCGTCACGAAGGGCGGGTCACACCTGTGCTCGCCGCACTACTGCCAGCGCTACCGTCCGGCCGCCCGCCAGGGTCACGGCGTCAACGACACCACGTCTCACGTCGGGTTCCGGTGCGTCCGGCGCTCGTGA
- a CDS encoding GAP family protein, producing MNGLAAALGDLLPAALGVAISPLPIIATVLMLLSQRARVTAPAFAVGWVLGITAVLVVVLLVAGPDGVDTGGSSDLTSWVKLVLGLLFALLALRTWHSRPRPGVAAEPPKWMASLDRTTPLVALGLGAALSAANPKNLALAVTGGVAIASNDLSTTQTVVSVVVFVVIASLLVAGPVVAFLVAGDRMAGPLTGLKDVMQVHNTAIMVVLFAVLALSNIGKGLGGLLG from the coding sequence GTGAACGGTCTCGCGGCCGCCCTGGGCGACCTCCTCCCCGCCGCGCTCGGCGTCGCGATCAGCCCCCTGCCGATCATCGCGACCGTGCTGATGCTGCTCTCGCAGCGCGCCCGGGTGACGGCTCCGGCATTTGCCGTCGGGTGGGTCCTGGGGATCACGGCGGTCCTGGTCGTCGTGCTCCTGGTCGCCGGGCCCGACGGGGTGGACACCGGCGGGTCGTCCGACCTCACCTCCTGGGTCAAGCTGGTCCTCGGTCTCCTGTTCGCGCTGCTGGCGTTGCGGACCTGGCACAGCCGGCCCCGGCCCGGGGTGGCGGCGGAGCCCCCGAAGTGGATGGCGAGCCTCGACCGGACGACGCCGCTGGTCGCGCTCGGCCTGGGCGCGGCGCTCTCGGCGGCCAACCCGAAGAACCTCGCGCTGGCCGTCACCGGCGGCGTCGCCATCGCGTCCAACGACCTGTCCACGACGCAGACGGTCGTCTCCGTCGTGGTCTTCGTGGTGATCGCGAGCCTGCTCGTCGCCGGCCCGGTGGTCGCCTTCCTCGTCGCGGGGGACCGGATGGCCGGTCCGCTGACCGGCCTGAAGGACGTCATGCAGGTCCACAACACGGCGATCATGGTCGTCCTCTTCGCGGTCCTCGCGCTCTCCAACATCGGGAAGGGGCTCGGCGGGCTGCTCGGCTGA